One segment of Candidatus Zixiibacteriota bacterium DNA contains the following:
- a CDS encoding PDZ domain-containing protein — protein sequence MSRFLIPIAVLVMCSFAAADEARLLRFPDVHQDRVTFVYAGDLYTAPRAGGQAVRLTSHEGLELFPKFSPDGSRIAFTGQYDGESAVYWIDIAGGNPVRLTWHPGHRNLAERHGPENIVMGWSNDGSTVWYRSRKHAMDGWEGRIYGAVLSGGLPQPLPMPTAGFTSLSPDESKAAYCPTFRDFRQWKRYKGGMAQDVWIYDLKTNESEKITDWIGTDNMPMWYQNRIYFNSDRTGRLNLYCYDLDTKETRAVTSYTDYDVRWPSLGPDAIVFEKGGYLFVMDLPTEQIHRIEIQLTSDQTWMRPEFVTVSDDINEFDVSPDGNRALFRARGDLFTVPAKHGNTRNLTNSSNANEREIQWSPDGKWVVAISDETGEDELYLYAHDGSDKIRLTTNGSCWRYSPTWSPDSKKIVFSDKNLAVYSLDVESKAVTEIDRGERNEIRGFSFSPDSRFIAYSKNLENQITAIFVYSYEDRKVHQVTPGLTDDFSPVFDPDGKYLYFMSRREFNPILSNYEFQFVNQAMTNLYLILLQADGKSPFAPESDEVSIDTAKGDGDEKADKGDKKGDTESKKDDAKPPVKIDFDGIYDREVAFDLPTGNYGGLAAVSGAVFYSSFPLFGLQGKVTQDETTLHKYDMKDKKDNVFAEGVGGYALSANGEKMIVRKGNGYFIIGTSGPKASFEDASVNTSQMQVKVDRRQEYRNMFDQTWRMMRDFFYDPDMHGVDWAGMRELYSPLVDHCANRFDLTYVLAEMIGELCCSHTYTGGGDMPRTGSSDVGLFGCDFEVDRGSNRIKISRLLTGENWDDELRSPLTEPGIDVREGDYLLAIDGQEVTAAVNPYSLTEEKAGKLVTLTVNARPTMDGAREVTIKAIGSETRLRYHDWVQANKAYVDAKSDGAIGYIHIPDMGGDGLVRFTKMFYHQMRKPGIIIDVRYNGGGFVSDLVLERLRRTVVAMGNSRNMGFDRSPGAGILAHMVTLQNEFSCSDGDIFPYMFREYKLGPLMGTRTWGGVVGIRGGKGLIDGGYTTIPEFGMFNLDGEWVVENEGVVPDIEVVNTPTRRAAGHDDQLDAAIANIMQRLKDQPLRLPDHPGPAAPR from the coding sequence ATGTCCAGATTCCTGATTCCGATTGCCGTGCTCGTCATGTGTTCGTTTGCGGCGGCGGACGAAGCCCGCTTGCTGCGCTTCCCCGACGTCCATCAGGACCGTGTAACGTTCGTGTACGCCGGGGACTTATATACGGCCCCGCGGGCCGGCGGTCAGGCCGTACGCTTGACATCACACGAAGGCCTCGAGTTGTTTCCGAAATTCTCTCCCGATGGTTCCCGGATCGCTTTCACCGGTCAGTATGACGGAGAGTCTGCGGTGTATTGGATTGACATCGCCGGCGGAAACCCGGTTCGGCTGACCTGGCACCCCGGCCATCGCAACCTTGCCGAACGGCACGGACCCGAGAACATCGTGATGGGATGGTCGAACGACGGCTCCACGGTGTGGTACCGGTCGCGCAAGCACGCAATGGACGGCTGGGAAGGCCGCATCTACGGCGCAGTCCTGAGCGGCGGGCTTCCACAACCGCTGCCGATGCCGACTGCGGGCTTCACGTCATTGTCTCCCGATGAATCAAAAGCGGCCTACTGTCCGACTTTCCGCGACTTCCGCCAGTGGAAACGCTATAAAGGCGGCATGGCCCAGGATGTCTGGATATATGATCTGAAAACCAATGAATCGGAAAAGATTACCGATTGGATTGGCACCGACAACATGCCGATGTGGTATCAGAATCGAATCTACTTCAACTCCGACCGCACCGGGCGTCTCAATCTGTATTGCTATGATCTCGACACCAAAGAAACCCGGGCCGTCACCAGCTACACTGACTATGACGTTCGCTGGCCGTCACTTGGTCCCGACGCCATCGTCTTCGAGAAGGGCGGCTATCTGTTCGTTATGGATCTGCCCACCGAGCAAATCCACCGCATCGAGATTCAGTTGACCTCGGATCAAACCTGGATGCGCCCGGAATTCGTCACGGTCTCCGATGATATCAATGAATTTGATGTTTCGCCCGACGGGAACCGTGCGTTATTCCGAGCCCGCGGCGATCTGTTTACGGTCCCGGCCAAACACGGCAATACCCGGAATCTAACCAACTCCTCAAATGCCAACGAGCGAGAGATTCAGTGGTCACCCGACGGCAAGTGGGTAGTTGCCATCTCCGATGAGACCGGCGAGGACGAATTGTATCTGTACGCGCACGACGGCAGCGATAAGATTCGCCTCACCACAAACGGTTCCTGCTGGCGGTACTCTCCGACGTGGTCGCCGGACAGCAAGAAGATTGTCTTCTCCGATAAAAACCTGGCGGTGTATTCGCTTGACGTTGAATCGAAGGCGGTGACTGAGATCGACCGCGGCGAGCGAAACGAGATTCGCGGGTTTTCCTTCTCCCCCGACAGCCGTTTCATCGCCTACAGCAAGAACCTCGAGAACCAGATCACCGCAATTTTCGTCTACTCGTACGAGGATCGGAAAGTCCATCAGGTTACGCCGGGATTGACGGATGACTTTTCGCCGGTGTTTGATCCCGACGGCAAGTACCTGTATTTCATGTCGCGCCGAGAGTTCAATCCGATCCTATCCAACTACGAGTTCCAGTTCGTCAACCAGGCGATGACCAACCTGTATCTCATTTTGCTGCAGGCCGACGGGAAATCGCCGTTTGCGCCGGAGAGCGATGAGGTCAGTATCGATACGGCGAAAGGCGACGGCGACGAGAAGGCCGACAAGGGCGACAAGAAGGGTGACACGGAGTCGAAGAAGGATGACGCGAAGCCGCCGGTGAAGATCGATTTCGACGGGATCTACGACCGCGAGGTGGCGTTCGATCTGCCGACCGGCAACTACGGCGGGCTGGCGGCGGTGTCGGGTGCGGTCTTCTACTCCAGTTTCCCCCTGTTCGGACTTCAGGGCAAGGTCACTCAGGACGAGACGACGCTGCACAAGTACGACATGAAGGACAAGAAGGACAACGTGTTCGCCGAGGGTGTCGGCGGGTACGCGTTGTCGGCGAACGGCGAGAAGATGATCGTCCGCAAAGGCAACGGCTATTTCATCATCGGAACGTCGGGCCCGAAAGCGTCGTTCGAGGACGCGTCGGTCAACACGTCGCAGATGCAGGTCAAAGTGGACCGTCGCCAGGAATACCGCAACATGTTCGACCAGACATGGCGGATGATGCGAGACTTCTTCTACGACCCGGACATGCACGGAGTCGACTGGGCCGGCATGCGGGAGCTGTATTCGCCGCTGGTCGACCATTGCGCCAACCGGTTCGATTTGACCTACGTGCTCGCCGAGATGATCGGCGAGCTGTGCTGCTCGCACACGTACACGGGCGGCGGCGACATGCCGAGGACGGGGTCCAGCGATGTCGGCCTGTTCGGCTGCGATTTCGAAGTCGACCGGGGCAGCAACCGCATAAAGATATCGCGCCTCCTGACGGGCGAGAACTGGGACGACGAGCTTCGCTCGCCGCTTACCGAGCCGGGCATTGACGTCCGCGAGGGCGACTACCTGTTGGCGATCGACGGTCAAGAGGTGACGGCGGCGGTCAACCCGTACTCGCTGACCGAGGAAAAAGCCGGCAAGCTGGTCACGCTGACGGTGAACGCCCGTCCCACGATGGACGGGGCGCGCGAGGTGACGATCAAGGCGATCGGCTCCGAAACGCGGCTTCGGTACCATGACTGGGTCCAGGCCAACAAAGCGTATGTCGACGCGAAGTCGGACGGCGCGATCGGCTACATCCACATCCCGGACATGGGCGGTGACGGTCTGGTCCGGTTCACCAAGATGTTTTATCACCAGATGCGCAAGCCCGGCATCATTATCGACGTTCGCTACAACGGCGGCGGGTTCGTTTCCGATCTCGTGCTCGAGCGGTTGCGCCGCACGGTAGTCGCGATGGGCAACTCGCGCAACATGGGCTTCGACCGGTCACCGGGTGCGGGCATACTGGCCCATATGGTGACGCTGCAGAATGAATTTTCGTGTTCCGACGGCGACATCTTCCCGTACATGTTCCGCGAGTACAAGCTCGGCCCGCTGATGGGCACGCGCACCTGGGGCGGCGTGGTCGGCATCCGCGGAGGCAAGGGTCTGATCGACGGCGGGTACACGACGATCCCCGAGTTCGGCATGTTCAATCTCGACGGCGAGTGGGTGGTCGAGAACGAGGGGGTCGTGCCCGATATCGAGGTGGTCAACACGCCGACTCGTCGGGCCGCTGGGCATGACGATCAGCTCGATGCGGCGATCGCGAATATCATGCAGCGGCTCAAGGACCAGCCGCTTCGTCTGCCGGATCACCCCGGTCCGGCGGCGCCGCGATAA
- a CDS encoding tetratricopeptide repeat protein, which translates to MGKQSFVIAAAATVILLVAPLVVGIPGAWGINHLMFLSPFAVGLVLLSALLVGLAVGRVERQSIWSERVCESAGAHALIALGAMVVFWLCRSEVHFLGDGYTNIAVFGQGEGDLYKWTSYGSMLVVRSVQRMLGSLDRQTAEQAFQIVSVISGGIAVFGSLRVSTLIGGRVSGKALSAVTLLLSGSMLLSFGYAEFYPPLWACGALFFWVAVRFARSGMGLLWCWMALAATVAMHLQAAMLIPALLWLTFAETDKSTGAKRFTRTHWMIAGGLAVLGLAAFVWLYTHKLAFEVMFLPPFTGRPQSPDYALFSLKHAIDLANLVLLIWPGLLMLLALRWSAGKAETQDSVSTFLAISSVGALAFPILVDPVFGAGRDWDLLSFALLPGVLWLLRRVAVSSAAVNSRQLAVYTTLTLVSSVSYVAANVDARPASERFESLLGFYERKDRSGWSILADYYRESGRSRQASEAIAQMKERFPEYDDLEEAYRLVNTHRYQEALPMARRLAEANPYNADFLQILGNIEGKLGDLASAERLYGDAVALKPYNVGIRNEFGQLYITYGKLEEGLAVLKELRDFNPQLSYVAEGVALAYIRMEDYDSALALADTLLMMSPHSPGAYLIRTTVAVNRGDISTARANFRLFEEYGKGRSDYEAMVEYYSFLIDRN; encoded by the coding sequence GTGGGGAAACAATCCTTCGTAATTGCAGCCGCAGCCACGGTCATACTGCTGGTGGCGCCGCTGGTGGTGGGGATACCCGGCGCGTGGGGAATCAATCACCTCATGTTTCTCAGTCCTTTCGCGGTTGGGCTGGTACTGCTCAGCGCGCTGCTGGTCGGACTGGCGGTGGGGCGGGTCGAGAGGCAAAGCATATGGTCCGAGAGGGTATGTGAGTCGGCCGGAGCGCACGCATTGATTGCGCTGGGGGCCATGGTAGTATTCTGGCTCTGCCGGTCTGAAGTCCATTTCCTCGGTGATGGCTACACCAATATCGCCGTGTTCGGCCAGGGCGAGGGGGATTTGTATAAGTGGACCTCGTATGGCTCGATGCTGGTTGTGCGATCGGTCCAGCGGATGTTGGGATCGCTCGACAGACAGACCGCTGAACAGGCGTTTCAGATCGTATCGGTGATTTCAGGGGGTATCGCCGTTTTTGGCTCGCTGAGGGTATCAACGCTCATCGGCGGCAGAGTGTCAGGCAAGGCGCTCTCTGCCGTCACACTCCTTCTTAGCGGATCTATGCTCTTGTCTTTTGGGTATGCCGAGTTTTATCCGCCACTGTGGGCGTGCGGTGCGCTGTTCTTCTGGGTCGCTGTGCGGTTTGCGCGGTCGGGAATGGGTCTGCTCTGGTGCTGGATGGCACTGGCAGCAACCGTAGCGATGCACCTGCAGGCGGCGATGCTGATTCCGGCGCTTCTGTGGCTGACGTTCGCCGAGACAGACAAGTCAACCGGCGCAAAGCGGTTTACCCGGACACATTGGATGATCGCGGGCGGTTTGGCGGTGCTGGGGCTGGCGGCATTCGTCTGGCTCTACACGCACAAACTGGCTTTTGAGGTGATGTTTCTGCCGCCGTTTACGGGTCGTCCGCAGTCTCCGGATTATGCCTTGTTCAGCCTGAAGCATGCGATCGATCTCGCTAATCTCGTGCTGCTTATTTGGCCCGGACTACTCATGCTTCTGGCGCTCCGATGGTCCGCCGGAAAGGCGGAGACACAGGACAGCGTGAGTACGTTTCTGGCGATTTCGTCGGTTGGAGCGCTGGCGTTTCCGATTCTGGTCGATCCGGTGTTCGGCGCCGGGAGGGACTGGGACCTGCTTTCCTTTGCGTTGCTGCCGGGCGTGTTGTGGTTGCTGAGACGAGTTGCGGTATCAAGCGCCGCAGTCAACTCGCGGCAGCTTGCCGTATATACGACACTGACGCTGGTCAGCTCGGTGTCGTATGTGGCGGCCAACGTGGACGCCCGTCCGGCATCCGAGCGATTCGAATCACTCCTCGGTTTTTATGAACGCAAGGACAGGAGCGGATGGTCGATACTTGCGGACTACTACCGCGAGTCGGGTCGGTCACGGCAGGCTTCGGAAGCGATTGCGCAGATGAAGGAGCGCTTTCCCGAGTATGACGATCTCGAAGAAGCGTATCGGCTGGTCAATACCCATCGGTATCAGGAGGCGCTGCCGATGGCCCGGCGGCTGGCGGAAGCAAATCCGTATAATGCTGATTTCCTGCAGATACTTGGCAACATTGAGGGGAAGCTTGGAGATCTCGCGTCGGCAGAGCGCCTGTATGGGGATGCGGTGGCGCTCAAACCGTACAATGTGGGTATTCGAAACGAGTTCGGCCAGCTCTATATCACCTATGGCAAGCTGGAAGAGGGGCTGGCGGTATTGAAAGAACTTCGTGATTTCAACCCGCAGTTGTCCTATGTCGCTGAAGGTGTGGCGCTGGCGTACATCAGGATGGAAGATTACGACAGCGCACTGGCGCTGGCCGACACGCTGCTGATGATGTCCCCGCACTCACCCGGCGCGTATTTGATCAGGACGACGGTCGCAGTCAATCGGGGGGACATATCGACCGCGCGTGCCAACTTCCGGCTGTTCGAGGAATATGGAAAAGGGCGGTCGGATTATGAGGCGATGGTGGAGTACTATTCGTTTCTGATTGACCGGAACTAG
- the groL gene encoding chaperonin GroEL (60 kDa chaperone family; promotes refolding of misfolded polypeptides especially under stressful conditions; forms two stacked rings of heptamers to form a barrel-shaped 14mer; ends can be capped by GroES; misfolded proteins enter the barrel where they are refolded when GroES binds), producing the protein MAKMIEYDVDARAKLKIGVDKLANAVKVTLGPRGRNVAIDKKFGSPTVTKDGVTVAKEIELEDHFENIGAQMVKEVASKTSDVAGDGTTTATLIAQAIFREGIKNVTAGHNPMSLKRGIDLAVKAVTDEIAKMSKPVSDKKEISQVGTISANSDSQIGELIAEAMEKVGKDGVITVEEAKTAETTLEVVEGMQFDRGYVSPYFVTDPDAMEAVLEDPMVLIHDKKISSMKDLLPVLEKVAQSGRPMLIIAEDVEGEALATLVVNKLRGTLKIAAVKAPGFGDRRKAMLEDIAILTGGKVISEELGFKLENAVLSDLGTAKKITIDKDNTTIVEGSGDKTQIQARIGQIRKQIEDTTSDYDREKLQERLAKLAGGVAVINVGAATETEMKEKKARVEDALHATRAAVEEGIVPGGGVALLRSIKALDKVKADSEEMVGVNIIRKALEEPIRQIAQNAGVEASVVVNRVASETGAFGFNAQTQTYEDLLKAGVLDPTKVTRSALENAASIAGLLLTTEAVVCDKPEEKKAGGMPGGMGGMGGGMGDMY; encoded by the coding sequence ATGGCGAAGATGATTGAATACGATGTCGATGCGCGCGCCAAGCTCAAAATCGGCGTGGATAAACTCGCCAACGCCGTCAAAGTCACGCTTGGCCCCCGCGGTCGCAATGTCGCGATCGACAAAAAGTTCGGCTCCCCGACCGTCACCAAGGACGGCGTCACCGTCGCGAAAGAAATCGAACTCGAAGATCACTTTGAAAACATCGGCGCCCAGATGGTCAAAGAAGTCGCCTCCAAGACCTCTGATGTCGCCGGCGACGGTACCACCACCGCCACCCTCATCGCCCAGGCGATCTTCCGCGAAGGCATCAAAAACGTGACCGCCGGTCACAACCCGATGTCCCTCAAGCGCGGCATCGACCTCGCCGTCAAGGCCGTCACCGATGAAATCGCCAAGATGTCCAAGCCCGTCTCCGACAAGAAGGAGATCTCCCAGGTCGGCACCATCTCGGCCAACTCCGACTCCCAGATCGGCGAACTTATCGCCGAGGCCATGGAGAAAGTCGGCAAGGACGGCGTCATCACTGTCGAGGAAGCCAAGACCGCCGAGACGACTCTCGAAGTCGTCGAAGGCATGCAGTTCGACCGTGGCTACGTCTCCCCGTACTTCGTTACCGATCCCGATGCGATGGAAGCGGTGCTCGAAGACCCGATGGTCCTCATCCACGACAAGAAGATCTCCAGCATGAAGGACCTCCTTCCGGTGCTCGAGAAGGTCGCCCAGTCCGGACGTCCCATGCTGATTATCGCCGAGGATGTCGAGGGCGAGGCGCTGGCCACCCTCGTGGTCAACAAGCTTCGCGGCACGCTGAAGATCGCCGCCGTCAAGGCCCCCGGCTTCGGCGACCGCCGCAAGGCCATGCTCGAAGACATCGCGATCCTCACCGGCGGCAAGGTCATCTCCGAAGAGCTCGGCTTCAAGCTTGAGAACGCCGTCCTCTCCGATCTCGGCACCGCCAAGAAGATCACCATCGACAAGGACAACACGACCATCGTCGAAGGCTCCGGCGACAAGACCCAGATCCAGGCCCGTATCGGCCAGATCCGCAAGCAGATCGAGGACACCACCTCGGACTACGACCGCGAGAAACTCCAGGAGCGTCTCGCCAAGCTCGCCGGCGGCGTGGCCGTCATCAACGTCGGCGCCGCGACCGAAACCGAGATGAAAGAGAAGAAGGCCCGCGTCGAAGACGCCCTCCATGCGACCCGTGCCGCGGTCGAGGAAGGTATCGTCCCCGGCGGCGGCGTCGCCCTGCTTCGCTCCATCAAGGCCCTCGACAAGGTGAAGGCGGATTCCGAAGAGATGGTCGGCGTGAACATTATCCGCAAGGCCCTCGAAGAGCCGATTCGCCAGATCGCCCAGAACGCGGGCGTCGAAGCGTCCGTCGTGGTCAACCGCGTCGCCTCCGAAACCGGCGCGTTCGGCTTCAACGCCCAGACCCAGACCTACGAAGACCTGCTGAAGGCCGGCGTCCTCGACCCGACCAAGGTCACCCGGTCGGCTCTGGAAAACGCTGCCTCCATCGCCGGGCTGCTGCTGACGACCGAAGCGGTCGTGTGCGACAAGCCCGAAGAGAAGAAGGCCGGCGGCATGCCGGGCGGCATGGGCGGTATGGGCGGCGGCATGGGCGACATGTACTAG
- the groES gene encoding co-chaperone GroES yields MNIKPLADRVVVKPIEEVETKKGGIIIPDTAKEKPMQGQIVEVGPGRTSDEGTRMPLEVKKGDKVLYGKYSGTEVSINGEEYLIMRESDIFAVIQNS; encoded by the coding sequence ATGAACATCAAACCGCTTGCTGATCGCGTCGTCGTCAAGCCCATCGAAGAAGTCGAGACGAAAAAAGGCGGCATCATCATCCCGGATACCGCCAAGGAAAAGCCGATGCAGGGTCAGATTGTCGAAGTCGGCCCCGGCCGCACCAGCGACGAAGGCACGCGCATGCCGCTCGAAGTCAAAAAGGGCGACAAGGTTCTCTACGGCAAGTATTCCGGCACCGAAGTCTCCATCAACGGTGAAGAGTACCTGATCATGCGTGAATCCGACATTTTCGCCGTGATCCAGAACAGCTAA
- a CDS encoding type III pantothenate kinase, which translates to MLLAIDIGNTNTVVGVFDKDRLRDHFRVASSVHLTSDEAGLFITGLLDRMKIDPDEIDRIVISSVVPRLSTVYARMCPRFFKVDPLWVSVDIKLPVTIDIDNPRQVGADRIANASAAYVLFGGPAIVVDFGTAINFDVVTVDGVYIGGVLVPGPETSMAELARRAARLFDIRMVEPERAVGRSTKQALESGLFYGTLGQVDFILEKIIEESGFTNPTVIATGGLANGIEKHSRYISRIEPTLTLEGLRIIADSN; encoded by the coding sequence ATGCTGCTCGCCATCGATATCGGCAACACCAACACGGTTGTGGGCGTGTTTGACAAAGACCGCCTGCGCGACCACTTCCGCGTCGCGTCATCGGTCCATTTGACTTCCGACGAGGCCGGGCTGTTTATCACCGGTTTGCTCGACCGGATGAAAATCGACCCTGACGAAATCGATCGGATCGTCATCAGCTCGGTTGTTCCTCGCCTGTCGACTGTCTACGCGCGCATGTGCCCCCGGTTTTTCAAAGTCGATCCGCTCTGGGTGTCCGTCGATATCAAGCTGCCCGTGACAATCGATATCGACAACCCCCGCCAGGTCGGAGCCGACCGGATCGCCAACGCCTCCGCCGCGTACGTGCTGTTCGGCGGGCCGGCGATTGTCGTGGACTTCGGAACGGCGATCAATTTCGATGTCGTCACGGTCGACGGCGTCTATATCGGCGGCGTCCTCGTTCCGGGACCGGAAACCTCGATGGCCGAACTGGCCCGCCGGGCCGCCCGCCTGTTTGATATCCGCATGGTCGAACCCGAACGCGCCGTCGGCCGCTCCACTAAACAGGCGCTCGAATCGGGCCTCTTCTACGGTACCCTCGGTCAGGTTGACTTTATTCTGGAGAAGATTATCGAAGAGTCCGGCTTCACGAATCCAACCGTGATCGCCACCGGCGGCCTTGCCAACGGAATCGAGAAACACTCCCGCTACATCAGCCGCATCGAACCGACCCTCACCCTCGAGGGCCTGCGCATCATCGCCGACTCGAACTGA
- a CDS encoding GNAT family N-acetyltransferase, giving the protein MEFRVLTADSYESVIALWKRAGLGFRPNGRDKRERIVAEMGDPNCRYFGLFDGERMVGVVIANFTYRRAWIERMAVDPDYRGRGLAGMLIAEAERFLNDKGALVISALIEDTNDPSIRAFSKAGYVVMDEIKYYSKRPHPEA; this is encoded by the coding sequence ATGGAGTTTCGAGTATTGACCGCCGATTCATACGAGTCCGTTATCGCGCTGTGGAAACGGGCCGGGTTGGGCTTTCGTCCGAACGGTCGCGACAAGCGCGAGCGGATTGTGGCTGAGATGGGCGATCCGAATTGCCGGTATTTCGGACTGTTCGACGGGGAACGGATGGTCGGGGTGGTGATCGCGAACTTCACGTATCGACGGGCATGGATAGAACGGATGGCGGTTGATCCGGACTATCGCGGCCGGGGGCTGGCCGGAATGCTGATTGCCGAAGCGGAGCGCTTCTTGAACGACAAGGGGGCGCTGGTGATTTCGGCGTTGATCGAAGACACCAACGATCCATCGATTCGTGCGTTTTCAAAGGCAGGGTATGTGGTGATGGATGAGATCAAGTATTATTCGAAGCGACCGCACCCGGAGGCGTGA
- a CDS encoding TlpA disulfide reductase family protein yields MLRKSVHAVALLMAALTVYSCSGDNQNSSQAANQSGAVAATAGQSASQSVPAFAAYDLRGTLRQSSEWVGKQPVVLNFWGTWCPPCRHEIPAFKQLYSEYRDKGVEILGLALDWKDNPETVRKFALENDMQWQMLMADRDTFANYKGTGVPTTFFLDKNGNVVAQFLGPRSYEEFKKAFEAIL; encoded by the coding sequence ATGCTCAGAAAGTCCGTTCACGCTGTCGCACTGCTAATGGCCGCATTAACCGTATACTCGTGCAGCGGCGATAACCAGAACTCATCACAGGCCGCGAATCAGTCCGGCGCGGTCGCCGCGACCGCCGGCCAATCCGCCTCGCAGTCGGTGCCGGCGTTTGCCGCCTACGATCTCCGTGGCACCCTCCGCCAGTCCTCCGAATGGGTCGGCAAACAACCGGTGGTCCTCAATTTCTGGGGTACCTGGTGTCCGCCCTGCCGCCACGAGATCCCGGCCTTCAAACAACTCTACAGCGAGTATCGAGACAAAGGCGTCGAGATTCTCGGGCTGGCGCTGGACTGGAAAGACAACCCCGAAACCGTGCGGAAGTTCGCCCTCGAAAACGATATGCAGTGGCAGATGCTCATGGCCGACCGCGATACCTTCGCCAATTACAAAGGCACCGGCGTCCCGACCACGTTTTTCCTCGACAAAAACGGCAATGTCGTGGCCCAGTTCCTCGGACCGCGAAGCTACGAGGAGTTCAAGAAAGCATTCGAAGCGATCCTGTAA
- a CDS encoding thioredoxin family protein translates to MNRWPRILGSALILAALALPAVAQDKAESKKADSAKADSIVWLSFPDGLVKAKQESKHVLVDFTASWCSWCKKMDKETFKDSAVVARINEKFVPVKVWGDSDDMLEIEGYKISQKQLAVSEFNVRGYPAFWFISPEGQRIGPLPGYQPAERFIQALDYVSTRQYEVDAKKQGDGK, encoded by the coding sequence ATGAACAGATGGCCCCGCATTCTGGGCAGCGCCCTGATACTTGCAGCGCTCGCCCTGCCCGCTGTGGCCCAGGACAAGGCGGAAAGTAAGAAAGCTGATTCGGCTAAAGCCGACTCGATCGTCTGGCTCAGCTTCCCCGACGGTCTCGTCAAAGCCAAACAGGAGTCCAAACACGTCCTGGTCGACTTCACCGCCTCATGGTGCAGTTGGTGCAAAAAAATGGATAAGGAGACCTTCAAAGACTCCGCCGTCGTGGCGAGGATAAACGAGAAGTTCGTCCCGGTGAAGGTCTGGGGCGACTCCGATGATATGCTGGAGATCGAGGGCTACAAAATCTCGCAGAAACAACTCGCCGTTTCGGAATTCAACGTCCGCGGTTACCCCGCGTTCTGGTTCATCTCGCCCGAAGGACAGCGGATCGGTCCGCTTCCGGGTTACCAGCCCGCCGAACGGTTTATTCAGGCTCTCGACTATGTCTCCACGAGACAGTATGAAGTTGACGCAAAGAAACAGGGCGACGGCAAGTAA